A genomic segment from Cryptococcus gattii WM276 chromosome J, complete sequence encodes:
- a CDS encoding uncharacterized protein (Similar to TIGR gene model, INSD accession AAW46059.1): MRWLNILPIFLSFVADASPLHRRQATSSTASVPESNLVPASTIASSDSAAISSAIAPDASSFASSSIVESSNSSTSASNETIPSPSSNVTEAAPAVTIYPETSGGQPIEITGMRVTSAGQDVYLGIPFASPPIGDLRFAPPVSYTYNSSTFQATNAPPACMQTNLLVHKTSEDCLYLNVYAPAGSNATTDGLSVMVWVYGGSFTSGSNNLYPGTNLVTYAERIGSPIIYVAINYRLGVFGWGTGLGFAENNAANLGLRDIMKGLSWVQENIWAFGGNPDQVTVFGESAGAISISLLFLNQSTTLFSGAIMESGAQSTAPIGPTNTTWEDAYNALLATTNCTSPSGGNVTQFQCLKELPAEDLLRGQSAVKSQTAFEAGFIYGPTIDGDLITDSPHTLLSQGQFANKPFITGNNKDEGTGFIPTSINGTLYGLNIIDLAEPIDPSNETLAELIALYPNDPSLGSPFGTGNETFGLDSSFKQFAALYGDGQFQSLRRYFLQQANQYGNSQTWTYQFEQLTPGAPGYLGSYHGSEVIYVFGAANPKLAATAGSEANYTEADQQLSQTMMNYWINFAYYHNPNGNGDCSNTTGGANTTYWPTHDVTANNKNILRLKSDNITVFQDDYREQQMNFFLDHPKEFNARRRWLPT; encoded by the exons ATGCGTTGGCTTAATATCCTCCCCATATTCCTGTCCTTCGTGGCAGACGCTTCCCCACTCCACCGACGCCAAGCAACATCTTCTACTGCGTCTGTACCAGAGTCCAATTTGGTGCCTGCTTCGACCATAGCCAGCAGTGATTCTGCGGCTATATCTTCAGCTATTGCGCCTGACGCCAGTAGCTTcgcctcctcttcaatTGTTGAATCCAGTAATTCAAGCACCTCAGCCAGTAACGAGACTatcccttctccttcttccaatGTAACAGAGGCGGCTCCAGCTGTAACGATCTATCCCGAAACCTCTGGCGGCCAGCCCATCGAAATAACCGGTATGAGGGTGACAAGTGCCGGGCAGGATGTATATCTGGGTATTCCTTTTGCCAGCCCTC CAATCGGCGATTTAAGGTTCGCGCCTCCCGTGTCGTACACTTACAACTCGAGCACATTCCAAGCCACCAACGCTCCTCCCGCATGTATGCAGACTAACTTGCTCGTCCACAAAACCTCGGAGGACTGCTTGTATCTCAATGTATATGCGCCTGCTGGGTCAAATGCTACCACTGACGGGCTCTCTGTCATGGTCTGGGT ATACGGAGGGTCGTTCACCTCGGGATCTAACAATCTCTACCCGGGCACAAATCTTGTTACTTATGCTGAACGAATT GGAAGTCCAATCATCTACGTTGCCATCAACTACCGTCTCGGTGTTTTCGGCTGGGG CACTGGGTTGGGATTTGCCGAGAACAATGCCGCCAACTTGGGATTAAGAGATATCATGAAAGGCCTTTCTTGGGTACAAGAAAATATCTGGGCATTTGGAGGTAACCCCGACCAG GTGACTGTCTTTGGAGAATCTGCAGGTgccatctccatctccttACTCTTCTTGAACCAAAGCACTACCCTCTTCAGCGGTGCT ATCATGGAGAGTGGAGCCCAATCTACAGCCCCAATAGGACCTACGAATACTACATGGGAAGACGCCTACAACGCTCTCTTGGCCACTACCAACTGCACGTCTCCCTCTGGTGGAAACGTCACGCAGTTCCAGTGTTTGAAAGAGCTGCCTGCTGAGGACCTATTGCGAGGGCAGTCGGCAGTGAAGAGTCAGACTGCGTTTGAAGCTGG ATTTATCTATG GCCCAACTATTGACGGAGATCTCATCACTGATTCTCCTCATACTCTTCTTTCCCAAGGCCAATTCGCCAACAAGCCGTTTATCACCGGTAACAACAAGGACGA AGGCACAGGGTTCATCCCGACTTCGATAAACGGCACTCTTTACGGTCTTAATATCATTGACCTTGCCGAACCGATTGACCCAAGTAATGAGACGCTGGCTGAGCTGATCGCTCTGTACCCTAACGATCCTTCCCTCGGATC ACCATTTGGTACGGGTAACGAGACATTCGGACTGGACTCCTCTTTCAAGCAATTTGCCGCCCTCTATGGCGACGGCCAATTTCAGTCTCTTAGACGATACTTTCTCCAACAAGCAAACCAGTATGGAAATAGCCAGACTTGGACTTATCAGTTTGAACAGTTGACGCCAGGGGCTCCCGGGTATCTTGGGT CGTACCATGGCTCAGAAGTGATTTACGTCTTTGGCGCTGCCAACCCCAAACTCGCTGCGACTGCAGGGTCCGAGGCAAACTACACCGAAGCCGATCAACAACTCTCACAGACAATGATGAATTATTG GATTAACTTTGCCTACTACCACAACCCCAACGGTAACGGCGACTGCAGCAATACTACCGGCGGCGCGAACACCACCTACTGGCCGACCCACGATGTTACAGCCAATAATAAGAACATACTCCGCTTGAAGAGTGACAACATTACCGTCTTCCAAGATGATTATAGGGAGCAGCAAATGAACTTTTTCTTGGATCACCCCAAGGAATTCAATGCCAGAAGGAGGTGGCTTCCCACCTAG
- a CDS encoding Cytoplasm protein, putative (Similar to TIGR gene model, INSD accession AAW46058.1) has translation MHCIAGGYEVVTLATVTPNLASMSLTRSCTNRNPLASSYCPIHIPPSIHRDHPGKAIAQGPEYGSRLRLGAGTGQIGDETEDLADLLSQVLKAHPEATTLSAGATSSTYQRLRIEHVCGRLGLTSLSFLWQSEQSGLLDRMLSSGVEAVIMKVAGVGLGENVVGKQLGQIRPLLAKLESQYGSHPAGEGGEYETLTLSTPLFSHRLKLVKTNTIVTDPEPYTVAYLKVEEAVLEPKEGWVKPTVEELRGMLGWKKCNL, from the exons ATGCACTGTATTGCCGGCGGTTATGAGGTTGTTACTCTTGCTACAGTAACCCCGAACCTGGCATCG ATGAGCTTAACTCGTTCTTGTACCAATCGGAACCCACTTGCTTCTTCTTATTGCCCAATCCATATCCCTCCTTCTATACACCGAGATCATCCAGGGAAAGCCATCGCCCAAGGACCGGAATACGGTTCCCGTCTCCGTCTGGGGGCTGGTACCGGCCAAATCGGCGACGAGACTGAGGATCTTGCCGATTTGTTATCTCAAGTTTTAAAAGCCCACCCAGAGGCGACGACGTTATCGGCGGGCGCGACTTCATCGACGTATCAGCGATTACGGATCGAACATGTCTGCGGACGACTAGGTCTGACGAGTTTAAGTTTTCTGTGGCAGAGTGAGCAGTCGGGTTTACTTGACCGGATGTTGAGCAGCGGGGTTGAAGCGGTTATCATGAAAGTTGCCGGGGTGGGGTTGGGGGAGAATGTGGTAGGCAAGCAGTTGGGCCAGATTCGGCCGCTGTTGGCGAAACTTGAGTCGCAGTATGGTTCACACCCCGCCGGAGAGGGGGGAGAGTATGAGACGTTGACGCTGTCGACACCGTTATTCTCGCATCGGCTAAAATTGGTCAAGACGAATACGATCGTGACGGATCCGGAACCGTATACGGTTGCGTACCTAAAAGTGGAAGAGGCAGTATTAGAACCAAAGGAGGGATGGGTGAAGCCTACAGTGGAGGAGTTGAGGGGGATGTTGGGTTGGAAGAAGTGCAATTTGTGA